From a region of the Actinomycetota bacterium genome:
- a CDS encoding DUF1287 domain-containing protein — MVKSHRGTFLIIVMLILFVIFIVILNTGQYNFRDTFEPETALSGILPRYRLIELDDIDVKTDYNKNGFNDAKDIVLGARKQLEIKSKNIFIEGSQEPNYYKDGDPPAEWALNTDIIARALKEAGYDLRILINEDIKENFDQYPLLKLWNQRVTDIDIDYRRIQNMEIFFQRNAISLITDFNSADLKNLEKWFPGDIVFFDMNKDGFTDNVGIITNNTTRNGTPKIIYNYIEPGYTVEENILENRVITGHYRFSE, encoded by the coding sequence ATGGTGAAGTCACACAGAGGAACATTTTTAATAATAGTAATGTTGATATTGTTCGTAATCTTTATTGTGATATTAAACACCGGACAATATAATTTCAGGGATACTTTTGAACCGGAGACCGCTCTTTCCGGGATTTTGCCTCGGTACCGGCTTATAGAACTGGACGATATAGATGTAAAAACCGATTATAATAAGAATGGTTTTAATGATGCAAAAGATATTGTGCTGGGTGCCAGAAAGCAGCTTGAAATAAAATCAAAAAACATTTTTATTGAGGGCTCGCAGGAACCAAATTATTATAAGGATGGTGATCCGCCGGCAGAATGGGCGCTAAATACGGATATTATTGCAAGAGCTCTTAAGGAAGCAGGATATGATTTAAGAATTTTGATCAATGAAGATATAAAGGAAAATTTTGACCAGTACCCCCTTCTAAAGCTATGGAATCAGAGAGTTACGGATATTGACATAGATTACAGAAGAATACAGAATATGGAGATATTTTTTCAGAGAAATGCAATTTCGCTTATTACAGACTTTAATAGTGCTGATTTGAAAAATCTTGAAAAATGGTTTCCCGGAGATATTGTTTTCTTTGACATGAACAAAGACGGGTTTACGGATAATGTAGGAATTATTACAAATAACACTACAAGAAACGGGACTCCCAAAATCATTTATAATTATATAGAGCCCGGATATACTGTTGAAGAAAATATTCTTGAGAACAGAGTTATCACCGGACATTACAGATTTTCCGAATAA